In Paroedura picta isolate Pp20150507F chromosome 1, Ppicta_v3.0, whole genome shotgun sequence, the following are encoded in one genomic region:
- the TRMT6 gene encoding tRNA (adenine(58)-N(1))-methyltransferase non-catalytic subunit TRM6, giving the protein MEESPRSGPLHVIREGDCAVLKRNEVYKAVAVGKRRKITFEKQWFYLDNAIGHVYGTTFEVTSGGTLQAKKRADESATETKKAGTDNRNIVDDGKSQKLTHDDIKALKDKGIKGQEIVQQLIENSATFSNKTEFAQDKYIKKKKKKYEAVITIIKPSTRILSTMYYAREPGKINHLRYDTLAQMLTWGNVRAGNKMIIMETCAGLVLGAAMERMGGYGSIIQMYPGGGAVRAATSCFGFPASFFQKLYEFPLSKVGSLLSGTFFVKPSPSETEGSTAPAEESNGSLDERQPSIQGGDMECSTDLVAETDPPDEQETVELPADGEALEEDKAKGTAHEKQQKQERRRKKLTEAAALLNDRDADGLIVASRFHPAPLLLSLLEFVAPSRPFVIYCQYKEPLLECYTKLRERGGVVNLKLSETWLRNYQVLPDRSHPKLTMSGGGGYLLTGITVIHENPKTEDCSEQRTEEPAAKKRKLQEPPST; this is encoded by the exons ATGGAGGAGAGCCCGAGATCCGGCCCCCTGCACGTGATCCGCGAAGGGGACTGCGCGGTGCTCAAGAGGAACGAAGTCTACAAGGCGGTGGCCGTGGGGAAGCGAAG AAAAATTACTTTTGAGAAACAGTGGTTCTATCTGGATAATGCCATCGGACATGTTTATGGAACAACCTTCGAAGTGACCAGCGGGGGAACCCTTCAGGCAAAGAAGAGGGCGGATGAGTCGGCTACAG AAACCAAGAAAGCAGGTACAGACAACCGGAACATCGTTGACGATGGGAAGTCTCAAAAACTGACTCACGATGATATTAAGGCTTTGAAGGATAAAGGCATAAAAGGACAG GAAATAGTTCAGCAGCTTATAGAAAACAGTGCCACGTTCAGCAACAAGACAGAATTTGCCCAAgataaatacataaagaaaaagaagaaaaa GTATGAGGCGGTTATTACAATCATTAAGCCCTCCACTCGGATTTTGTCCACAATGTACTATGCAAGAGAACCAGGAAAAATCAA CCACTTACGATACGATACTCTAGCCCAAATGTTGACTTGGGGGAATGTCCGTGCCGGGAACAAGATGATCATCATGGAAACCTGTGCGGGACTGGTGCTGGGTGCGGCCATGGAACGGATGGGGG GCTATGGATCCATCATTCAGATGTACCCTGGGGGTGGAGCCGTTAGAGCAGCCACAAGCTGTTTTGGGTTTCCAGCATCCTTTTTCCAGAAACTTTACGAGTTCCCTCTCAGCAAAGTGGGGAGCCTTCTCTCCGGAACGTTTTTTGTCAAGCCATCGCCTTCGGAGACCGAAGGGAGCACTGCACCGGCCGAAGAAAGCAACGGGTCACTGGATGAAAGGCAGCCTTCCATACAAGGTGGGGATATGGAGTGCAGCACCGACCTAGTGGCAGAGACGGACCCGCCTGACGAACAAGAAACGGTGGAACTTCCCGCTGATGGGGAGGCCCTGGAGGAGGATAAAGCGAAAGGAACT GCTCACGAAAAGCAACAGAAGCAAGAGCGAAGGAGGAAAAAGCTGACGGAAGCCGCCGCTTTGTTGAATGACAGAGATGCTGACGG TTTAATTGTAGCCAGCCGATTCCATCCAGCGCCTTTATTGCTCTCGTTATTGGAATTCGTCGCTCCCTCGAGGCCTTTTGTCATCTATTGCCAATACAAAGAG CCTTTATTGGAATGCTACACCAAATTGAGAGAGAGGGGTGGCGTCGTCAATCTGAAGCTTTCCGAAACCTGGTTACGCAACTATCAG GTCTTGCCAGATCGAAGCCATCCCAAGTTGACCATGAGTGGTGGTGGAGGCTACCTGTTGACGGGCATCACTGTAATCCACGAGAATCCCAAAACTGAGGACTGTTCAGAACAGAGAACCGAAGAACCAGCTGCCAAAAAACGTAAACTTCAAGAGCCCCCAAGCACTTAA